The Niastella koreensis GR20-10 genome includes a window with the following:
- a CDS encoding head GIN domain-containing protein, which produces MKKQLLTPILLLINIMAFSQDKIIYDANAEKREVTGFQSIRVSDGIDLYLSQGTEEGVVVSATEINQRDKMHTVVENGELKIYLSGGGFNWKGRKFKAYVSVKMLNKLRAFGGSDIIVQGELKLDKLSLELAGGSDFNGQVAVTDLTVDQNGGSDVHMKGSVVNLRIDAHGGSNFKAEELVAEYAIIDVSGGSDAIVTVNKEMAAEASGGSDVKYKGHPVIKYKSATGGGSVKNVDKTLSI; this is translated from the coding sequence ATGAAAAAGCAACTTTTAACTCCTATATTGTTACTAATCAATATCATGGCTTTTAGCCAGGATAAAATTATATACGACGCCAATGCCGAAAAAAGGGAAGTAACCGGTTTTCAGAGCATCCGGGTGTCGGATGGCATCGATCTGTATCTTTCCCAGGGCACAGAGGAAGGGGTGGTGGTAAGCGCCACAGAAATTAACCAGCGCGATAAAATGCACACGGTTGTAGAAAATGGCGAGCTGAAGATCTATTTAAGCGGCGGAGGGTTTAACTGGAAAGGCAGGAAGTTTAAAGCGTATGTGTCGGTGAAAATGCTTAATAAATTACGGGCTTTTGGTGGAAGTGATATCATTGTTCAGGGCGAATTGAAACTTGATAAATTAAGCCTGGAGCTGGCAGGTGGAAGTGATTTTAACGGTCAGGTGGCTGTGACGGATTTAACAGTTGATCAAAACGGTGGCTCCGATGTTCATATGAAGGGAAGTGTTGTTAATTTAAGAATTGATGCCCATGGTGGCAGCAATTTTAAAGCAGAGGAACTGGTTGCTGAATATGCCATTATAGATGTGAGTGGCGGAAGCGATGCTATTGTAACCGTTAACAAAGAAATGGCTGCTGAAGCCAGTGGCGGCAGTGATGTAAAGTATAAGGGACATCCCGTGATTAAATATAAATCAGCAACAGGTGGTGGCAGTGTAAAAAACGTTGATAAGACATTATCGATTTAA
- a CDS encoding PASTA domain-containing protein, with amino-acid sequence MFKFITGKPLWANILLGIGILLVLFFIFLQSLSWITRHDKTLAVPSVTGKSFDEAKKILEGQGFDVEIQDTVYNDTAALLSVVKQFPTADSKVKMNRTVYLTINRDAAPDIEMPKLVGQSFRGAQITLQQQKLKLDDTVYVPYFARDMVLEQHYKGQQIKEGTKIPMGSAITLVLGRGEGTEQLEVPDMFGMTLNEAKVILESNGLTLGTIQPTDADPNGFVYKQNPARLTMSGNVNKIKQGQFIDLWIQAEKPVKADSTAAHQ; translated from the coding sequence GTGTTTAAGTTCATTACCGGAAAACCACTTTGGGCGAATATCCTGTTGGGTATTGGCATTTTGCTTGTATTGTTTTTTATTTTTTTACAGTCGTTATCCTGGATCACCCGGCACGATAAAACGCTGGCCGTTCCATCGGTAACCGGCAAGTCGTTTGACGAAGCTAAAAAGATCCTGGAAGGGCAGGGGTTTGATGTGGAGATCCAGGACACGGTGTATAATGATACGGCCGCTTTGTTATCGGTAGTAAAACAGTTCCCTACTGCTGATTCAAAAGTAAAAATGAACCGTACGGTTTATTTAACCATTAACCGGGATGCAGCGCCGGATATCGAAATGCCCAAACTGGTAGGGCAAAGTTTCCGCGGTGCACAGATCACGCTGCAACAGCAGAAACTGAAACTGGACGATACGGTGTATGTTCCTTATTTTGCCCGGGACATGGTGCTCGAACAGCATTATAAGGGTCAGCAGATTAAAGAGGGTACCAAAATACCTATGGGAAGTGCCATTACGCTGGTATTAGGCCGTGGTGAAGGTACCGAACAGCTGGAAGTACCGGATATGTTTGGAATGACGTTGAACGAAGCAAAAGTGATCCTGGAATCGAATGGGTTAACGTTGGGAACCATTCAGCCTACCGATGCAGATCCCAATGGTTTTGTTTACAAACAGAACCCTGCCCGTTTAACCATGAGTGGTAATGTAAATAAGATAAAACAGGGACAGTTTATTGATCTGTGGATCCAGGCAGAAAAGCCGGTAAAGGCGGATAGTACGGCTGCACATCAATAG
- a CDS encoding PASTA domain-containing protein codes for MTGKPLWVHLLAALGLILLLIVVFLQSLHWITRHDKTLTIPAVTGKPYAEARKILESKGFEVELQDSIYNDTAKPLSVLRQFPDAEAVVKVNRTVYLTINKSIAPLIEMPNLEGLSFRSAEISLSQYLLKLGDTSYRMDFAKNSVLEQQFNGDRIKAGTKIPQGSKISLILGSGLGHEDFSVPDLVGLTYNDAKVLLESNGLNVGTVIPSIDSSAFVGRQSPEHNTPDGRINRIRQGQSVDLWLQRDKPVKATVPVVPPPQP; via the coding sequence ATGACAGGGAAACCCCTTTGGGTACACTTACTGGCGGCACTGGGCTTAATCTTATTGCTGATAGTTGTGTTCCTGCAATCGCTTCACTGGATTACCAGGCATGATAAAACCCTTACCATTCCTGCCGTAACTGGTAAACCGTATGCAGAAGCCCGGAAAATACTGGAAAGCAAAGGTTTTGAAGTTGAGTTACAGGATTCAATTTACAACGATACTGCAAAGCCTTTATCGGTATTGCGCCAGTTTCCCGATGCGGAAGCAGTTGTAAAAGTGAATCGTACGGTTTATCTTACCATCAACAAATCCATAGCGCCGCTGATTGAAATGCCCAACCTGGAAGGGTTGAGCTTTCGCAGTGCAGAGATCTCCCTGAGCCAGTATTTGCTGAAGCTGGGAGATACCAGTTACCGGATGGATTTTGCCAAAAACTCAGTTCTGGAGCAGCAATTCAATGGCGACCGCATAAAAGCAGGTACAAAAATTCCGCAGGGAAGTAAGATCTCGCTGATCCTGGGCAGTGGCCTGGGTCATGAAGATTTTAGTGTACCTGACTTAGTTGGTTTAACATATAACGATGCTAAAGTGTTATTAGAATCAAATGGGTTGAATGTAGGTACCGTGATACCCAGTATTGATTCAAGCGCTTTTGTTGGCCGCCAGTCACCGGAACACAACACGCCAGATGGCCGTATTAACCGTATTCGCCAGGGGCAGTCGGTTGACTTGTGGTTACAGCGCGATAAACCGGTGAAAGCAACTGTACCTGTAGTTCCGCCGCCTCAACCATAA
- a CDS encoding helix-turn-helix domain-containing protein gives MRKRRPSARRPIAQELSAAETEKLLNKIGKALKNKRQVRTTLESFSYEINVSRSAMTRYESGGDMYLSTFLKLLHGLDIKPEEFFKDV, from the coding sequence ATGCGAAAACGTAGACCGTCAGCTCGGAGGCCCATAGCCCAGGAACTATCAGCTGCCGAAACAGAGAAGTTGTTAAACAAAATAGGGAAAGCATTGAAGAATAAACGCCAGGTAAGAACAACACTGGAAAGCTTTTCGTACGAAATCAATGTCTCAAGAAGCGCCATGACCCGGTATGAATCCGGAGGAGATATGTATTTAAGCACCTTCCTGAAACTGTTACATGGCCTGGATATAAAACCGGAAGAGTTCTTTAAAGATGTCTAA
- a CDS encoding D-alanine--D-alanine ligase, whose translation MKPNIAFVTGGYSTEAVISYKSALTIEKNVDTDKYNVYKIDITPQAWYYETAKGEKIAVDRQDFSLTIDGKKITFDAVLIGIHGTPGEDGKLQGYFDLTGLPYTSCDSATSALTFNKRYTVAVAAFAGINVAKSVHIFKHSPVTPEQILGQLSLPVFVKPNNGGSSIGMSKVNEAAGLAGALEKAFKEDDQILVEEFIAGREFTIGVFKSTKGVITLPITEVKSKKDFFDYEAKYQGLSEEITPAQVEEAIAEKVRSTAKKIYELFNCRGVVRIDFIFNEAKQAAYMLEINTVPGQSEASIVPQQVRAMGWTLKEFYSALIEDALTRKVKN comes from the coding sequence ATGAAGCCCAATATTGCCTTTGTTACCGGTGGGTACTCTACTGAAGCCGTTATTTCCTATAAAAGCGCGCTTACTATTGAAAAGAATGTTGATACCGATAAGTACAATGTTTACAAGATCGACATCACGCCCCAGGCCTGGTATTACGAGACAGCCAAAGGCGAAAAGATAGCCGTTGACCGTCAGGACTTCTCCCTGACCATTGATGGCAAAAAAATCACATTTGATGCGGTGTTGATCGGGATCCACGGCACCCCGGGTGAGGATGGGAAATTACAGGGTTATTTCGACCTTACCGGATTGCCCTATACCTCCTGTGATTCAGCGACTTCTGCACTCACTTTTAATAAAAGATATACAGTAGCCGTAGCGGCCTTTGCTGGCATAAATGTTGCCAAATCTGTACATATTTTTAAACACAGTCCGGTTACGCCCGAACAGATCCTGGGCCAGTTAAGCCTGCCCGTGTTTGTAAAGCCCAATAATGGCGGTTCAAGCATTGGAATGAGCAAGGTGAATGAGGCTGCCGGCCTGGCCGGGGCGCTGGAAAAAGCGTTTAAGGAAGACGATCAGATCCTGGTAGAAGAGTTTATTGCCGGCCGTGAATTCACCATCGGGGTGTTTAAATCAACAAAAGGCGTTATTACCCTGCCGATCACCGAAGTGAAATCGAAAAAAGATTTCTTTGATTATGAAGCGAAGTACCAGGGATTGAGTGAGGAAATTACTCCGGCCCAGGTTGAGGAAGCCATAGCGGAGAAAGTTCGCAGCACGGCTAAAAAGATCTATGAACTGTTTAATTGCCGCGGCGTGGTACGGATAGATTTTATCTTCAATGAAGCCAAACAGGCAGCATACATGCTGGAGATAAATACCGTGCCGGGGCAAAGTGAAGCCAGCATTGTTCCACAACAGGTACGTGCCATGGGTTGGACGTTGAAGGAGTTTTATTCGGCATTGATAGAGGATGCGCTGACCAGGAAGGTGAAGAATTGA
- the era gene encoding GTPase Era: MKAGFVSIFGRPNAGKSTLLNALMGEKLAIVSPKVQTTRHRIKGILTEPEYQIIFSDTPGIIEPKYKLQEKMMMAVKQALEDTDVALLLVDVNENHEEVNAIFESLRLKVPAIIVINKLDEASEAKKKEVFDLYGAKPYCKGLTGISALKKTGLKELIDAIMKFLPENPPFFEGDEMTDLPTRFFCAEMIREKIFYLYQEEIPYHTTVIVNEFKEKSSLIKIAADIIVNRETQKGILLGVGGKMIRQLGTEARKDIEQFLGQKVFLELFVKVRPKWRDNEFMLKEYGYH, translated from the coding sequence ATGAAAGCGGGTTTTGTTAGCATATTCGGACGCCCCAACGCGGGTAAAAGCACCTTGCTCAACGCTCTGATGGGCGAAAAGCTGGCTATTGTTTCCCCCAAGGTGCAAACTACCCGCCACCGCATCAAAGGCATTTTAACCGAACCTGAGTACCAGATCATCTTTTCCGACACCCCCGGCATCATTGAACCTAAGTACAAACTGCAGGAAAAAATGATGATGGCCGTAAAACAGGCGCTGGAAGATACCGACGTGGCCCTGCTGCTGGTGGATGTGAACGAGAACCATGAAGAAGTAAACGCCATTTTTGAATCCTTGCGCCTGAAAGTGCCCGCTATCATCGTAATCAATAAACTCGATGAAGCGTCGGAGGCAAAAAAGAAGGAAGTGTTCGATCTGTACGGGGCAAAGCCTTATTGCAAAGGACTGACAGGCATTTCGGCCCTGAAAAAAACAGGGTTGAAGGAACTGATAGACGCCATCATGAAATTCCTTCCCGAAAACCCGCCCTTTTTTGAAGGCGATGAAATGACCGACCTGCCCACGCGCTTTTTTTGCGCGGAAATGATCCGGGAGAAGATTTTCTATTTATACCAGGAAGAAATACCTTATCATACAACCGTTATTGTAAATGAGTTCAAAGAGAAGTCATCACTGATAAAAATTGCTGCTGACATCATCGTGAACCGGGAAACCCAGAAAGGTATTTTGCTGGGTGTGGGGGGGAAAATGATCAGACAATTAGGAACGGAAGCAAGAAAGGACATAGAACAATTCCTGGGACAAAAAGTGTTCCTGGAACTGTTTGTAAAAGTGCGGCCTAAGTGGCGCGATAATGAGTTCATGTTAAAAGAATACGGCTATCACTAA
- a CDS encoding GIY-YIG nuclease family protein, which translates to MYTVYVLYSIRFDKIYIGYTSDLEDRFKSHNELATKGWTIRFRPWSILYTEDFDSKSEAMKREKQLKSAAGRTYIRGLVFSHYPS; encoded by the coding sequence ATGTATACAGTCTACGTTTTATATTCTATCCGCTTCGACAAAATTTACATTGGATACACCTCCGACCTGGAGGATCGTTTTAAATCCCACAACGAATTAGCAACCAAAGGCTGGACCATACGATTCAGACCCTGGTCAATTTTATATACAGAGGACTTTGATTCCAAATCTGAGGCGATGAAGCGCGAGAAACAATTGAAGTCAGCAGCAGGCAGAACTTATATTAGAGGTCTGGTTTTCAGCCATTACCCTTCCTGA
- a CDS encoding 4Fe-4S dicluster domain-containing protein produces the protein MAIKITEECINCGACEPECPNNAIYEGGVEWRVADGTTVKGSFVLLDGSIIDADTANAPISVDTYYIVPNKCTECQGFHEEPQCAAVCPVDCCVPDEMYVETVEQLMDKKGKLHI, from the coding sequence ATGGCAATAAAAATCACCGAAGAATGTATTAACTGCGGCGCCTGCGAACCCGAGTGCCCTAATAATGCGATATATGAAGGTGGAGTAGAATGGAGAGTGGCAGACGGTACTACAGTAAAAGGATCATTTGTATTATTGGATGGATCAATCATCGATGCCGATACTGCTAATGCGCCAATTAGTGTAGATACTTACTATATCGTTCCGAATAAATGTACAGAGTGCCAGGGTTTTCATGAAGAGCCCCAATGTGCAGCTGTTTGTCCCGTTGACTGTTGTGTACCTGATGAAATGTATGTTGAAACAGTGGAACAGTTAATGGATAAAAAAGGAAAACTGCATATCTAA
- a CDS encoding trypsin-like peptidase domain-containing protein, which translates to MKWKQILAIVLISAGTTGLTMWGVNHFSHDGTYVYQKDGDTGKIPANYAGFNGANGSSGPADFSAAAEAAIPATVHIKTKATRTVSNNLPRNNPFGDLFPDLDDFFGNGTRSIPQMASGSGAIISEDGYIVTNNHVVDGADDITVMLNNKKSFKAKVIAADPSSDLAVIKIDAKGLPFLLYGNSDEMKVGQWVLAVGYPLTLETTVTAGIVSAKGRTLEINKRQSDSPVESFIQTDAAVNPGNSGGPLISTDGKLVGINSAIASPTGAYAGYSFTIPVNIVKKVVSDLIKFGTVQRAYLGIEYPRDNISDDEKKSNGIKDDGGVYVMTVRDGGAALAAGIKKGDIITKVNNVPVVSGADLIGQIATYRPGDKINLTYQRDGKEYTAAITLKNKTGSTDVVKTSVLDKLGAELETVNKDDAKEAGVKGGVMVKAIGTRGLLSKVRIQEGYIITKANGKDVSNVDDLRKVLEGASGSVKLEGVYPGYEGVYPIVINLDSPTN; encoded by the coding sequence ATGAAGTGGAAACAAATTCTGGCTATTGTGCTTATTAGCGCCGGCACAACCGGGTTGACTATGTGGGGAGTGAACCATTTTAGCCATGATGGTACATACGTTTATCAAAAGGATGGCGATACAGGAAAGATCCCGGCAAACTACGCAGGTTTTAATGGAGCGAACGGATCATCGGGTCCGGCAGATTTTTCAGCTGCTGCGGAAGCTGCTATTCCTGCTACAGTTCACATTAAAACAAAAGCTACCCGTACTGTAAGTAACAACCTGCCCCGGAATAATCCATTCGGCGATCTGTTCCCCGACCTGGATGATTTCTTTGGCAATGGCACCCGCTCTATTCCGCAAATGGCTTCCGGCTCCGGCGCCATCATCAGCGAAGATGGTTACATTGTTACCAATAACCACGTAGTGGATGGTGCAGATGATATTACCGTGATGCTCAACAACAAAAAATCTTTTAAAGCCAAAGTAATTGCCGCTGACCCCAGCAGTGACCTGGCTGTAATAAAGATCGATGCAAAAGGTTTACCATTCCTGTTATATGGTAACTCCGATGAAATGAAGGTTGGTCAGTGGGTACTGGCTGTTGGTTATCCTTTAACACTAGAAACAACTGTAACAGCTGGTATCGTTAGTGCTAAAGGCAGAACGTTGGAGATCAACAAACGCCAGAGCGACTCCCCTGTTGAATCATTCATTCAAACCGATGCGGCTGTAAACCCCGGTAACAGTGGCGGTCCGCTCATCAGCACTGATGGCAAGCTGGTTGGTATTAACTCCGCCATAGCTTCGCCCACAGGCGCCTATGCAGGTTATTCCTTCACCATTCCGGTTAATATCGTTAAAAAGGTTGTTTCTGACCTTATTAAATTCGGAACCGTACAAAGAGCTTATCTGGGTATCGAATATCCGAGAGATAACATCAGCGATGATGAGAAAAAATCAAACGGTATCAAAGACGATGGTGGTGTGTATGTAATGACCGTTCGTGATGGTGGTGCTGCTTTGGCAGCTGGTATTAAAAAAGGCGACATAATCACCAAGGTGAATAACGTGCCTGTTGTAAGTGGCGCCGACCTTATTGGCCAGATCGCTACTTACCGCCCTGGTGACAAGATAAACCTTACTTACCAACGTGATGGCAAGGAATATACTGCTGCTATCACCCTGAAAAATAAAACCGGCAGTACCGATGTAGTTAAAACTTCTGTGCTGGATAAATTAGGCGCCGAACTGGAAACCGTGAATAAGGATGATGCGAAAGAAGCAGGCGTTAAAGGTGGTGTAATGGTGAAAGCTATCGGCACCCGCGGTTTGTTAAGCAAAGTGAGAATTCAGGAAGGATATATAATCACTAAAGCCAATGGCAAAGACGTGAGCAACGTTGATGACCTGCGCAAAGTGCTGGAAGGCGCTTCAGGCAGTGTGAAACTGGAAGGTGTTTATCCTGGTTACGAAGGCGTTTATCCCATCGTGATCAATTTAGATAGCCCAACGAACTAG
- a CDS encoding rhodanese-like domain-containing protein has product MQNITPEEVKERLDKGEQLNLLDVREPHERAEFNIGGIHIPLGQLMMQADELENLKNQEVIVYCRSGNRSGQGAMILDTMGFTNTKNLSGGMLSWQSKFGQ; this is encoded by the coding sequence ATGCAAAACATAACTCCGGAAGAAGTAAAAGAGCGTCTTGACAAAGGTGAGCAATTGAACCTGTTGGATGTACGGGAACCCCATGAGCGCGCAGAGTTTAACATTGGTGGCATTCACATTCCCCTGGGACAGCTGATGATGCAGGCCGATGAATTGGAGAACCTGAAGAACCAGGAAGTGATCGTATACTGCCGCAGCGGTAACCGCAGCGGGCAGGGCGCCATGATCCTTGATACGATGGGTTTTACCAATACCAAGAACCTGTCGGGCGGGATGTTGTCGTGGCAGTCTAAGTTTGGGCAATAG
- a CDS encoding 4Fe-4S binding protein — MALKITTDCIVCGACEPECPNNAIYDAGVEWRMADGTTVKDGYTLLNGTITDSATNQAPLSDLYYYIVPDKCTECQGFHEQPQCVDACPVDSCVPDEIYQETVEELLAKKEKLHS; from the coding sequence ATGGCCTTAAAGATCACCACAGATTGTATTGTGTGCGGCGCCTGTGAACCCGAATGTCCTAATAATGCTATTTACGATGCCGGGGTTGAATGGCGAATGGCAGATGGTACAACCGTGAAAGATGGTTACACCCTGCTCAATGGCACTATTACCGATTCCGCAACCAACCAGGCCCCACTCAGCGATTTATACTATTATATTGTTCCTGATAAATGCACGGAATGCCAGGGTTTTCATGAACAGCCGCAATGTGTGGATGCCTGCCCGGTTGATAGCTGTGTACCTGATGAAATATACCAGGAAACAGTAGAAGAATTATTGGCTAAAAAGGAAAAACTGCATAGCTAA
- a CDS encoding TonB-dependent receptor: MKKMLLGICYLLLTHCVTAQISGKVTDASSTPIASATVELSNGMSTFTTETGSFEFRKIKPGNYTLHVTSIGFQAVSQAVATGNTVDVKLERMNLFLQPVEIRSTRAGDKAPFTKNNLSKKDIEKLNLGQDLPFILNQTPSVIVNSDAGNGVGYTAIRIRGSDATRINVTLNGIPYNDAESQGTYFVDLPDFTSSVNSIQVQRGVGTSSNGGGAFGATINLSTNETNTTPYAEINNTYGSFNTWKNTVKAGSGLIDDHFTLDARISKVSSDGFIDRASSTLKSFYLSGAYINKNTSVRVNVFGGNEKTYQAWNGIPEAKLRGSKADLDNHYNNNVGSLYFTPQDSANLFSADPRKYNYFTYANQTDNYEQDHYQLFINHEFNSRLSFNTAFWLTRGKGYYEEYKPVIAYSDYGLNAPVFGGDTISTTDLVQQQWLDNYFYGQVFSVQYKYGNTQLILGGGWNRYDGKHYGNVIWSQNGGIPNNYQWYYNDAYKTDINSYAKYQIQLTNHLQAFIDLQSRRVSYYIGGFKANPTLLLHNTWHFFNPKAGFSYSKNNYQLYASYSQGNKEPNRDDFEAGINQQPKPEKLHDFELGVEKKTSEYSWGATFYYMMYKDQLVLTGKINDVGSYTRTNVPNSYRMGIELQGAMRFTHWLNAAGNITFSKNQIKDFTEYYDDYDNGGQKAVPHGKTDIAFSPSIIASGMLNFIPCNNVEINLPAKYASRQYLDNTSNKKRSLDPYYVQDARISYTLHKALFKEITFIGQINNVFNKKYEPNGYTYSYQYGGSVTTENFYFPMAGTNVMVGLNVKL, encoded by the coding sequence ATGAAAAAAATGCTTTTGGGGATTTGCTACCTGTTACTGACTCATTGTGTTACCGCGCAAATCAGCGGTAAAGTAACAGATGCATCCTCAACACCCATTGCCTCCGCTACTGTAGAATTGAGCAATGGAATGTCAACGTTTACCACCGAAACCGGATCTTTTGAGTTCAGAAAAATTAAACCAGGTAATTACACGTTGCATGTAACCTCAATAGGTTTTCAGGCAGTGAGCCAGGCGGTTGCCACTGGCAATACCGTAGATGTGAAGCTGGAGCGCATGAATCTTTTTTTACAACCGGTTGAAATAAGATCAACCCGCGCCGGCGATAAAGCACCTTTTACCAAAAACAATCTCTCTAAAAAAGATATTGAAAAACTCAACCTGGGGCAGGACCTGCCTTTTATCTTAAATCAAACTCCTTCGGTAATTGTGAACTCCGATGCCGGTAATGGTGTTGGTTATACCGCTATCCGCATCAGGGGCAGCGATGCAACAAGGATCAATGTTACGCTCAATGGCATTCCTTATAACGATGCAGAATCGCAGGGAACTTATTTTGTCGATCTGCCTGATTTCACTTCCTCGGTAAACAGCATCCAGGTGCAACGTGGGGTGGGTACTTCTTCAAACGGCGGTGGCGCTTTTGGTGCTACTATTAACCTAAGCACCAATGAAACCAACACCACACCTTATGCTGAGATCAATAACACCTATGGGTCTTTCAATACCTGGAAAAATACAGTGAAGGCCGGGAGTGGATTGATCGATGATCACTTTACGCTCGACGCCCGCATTTCAAAGGTATCGAGCGATGGGTTTATTGACCGGGCAAGCAGTACGCTGAAATCATTTTATTTGTCAGGGGCCTATATAAACAAGAACACTTCTGTCAGGGTAAATGTGTTTGGTGGCAATGAAAAAACTTACCAGGCCTGGAATGGTATTCCTGAAGCCAAATTGCGCGGCAGCAAAGCCGACCTGGACAATCATTACAACAACAACGTTGGTTCGTTATACTTTACACCACAGGATTCAGCGAATTTGTTTTCAGCCGATCCCAGAAAGTATAATTACTTCACATACGCCAATCAAACCGATAATTACGAGCAGGACCATTACCAGTTGTTCATCAACCATGAATTCAACAGCAGGCTGTCTTTCAATACCGCCTTCTGGTTAACGCGGGGTAAAGGTTATTATGAAGAATATAAACCCGTAATTGCCTATAGCGATTATGGATTGAACGCCCCGGTATTTGGTGGTGATACCATCAGTACAACCGACCTGGTTCAGCAGCAATGGCTGGATAACTATTTCTACGGACAGGTATTTTCGGTTCAATACAAATATGGTAACACCCAACTAATCCTTGGCGGTGGCTGGAACCGGTACGATGGTAAACACTATGGTAATGTTATCTGGTCGCAGAATGGTGGCATTCCCAACAATTACCAATGGTATTACAACGATGCATACAAAACTGATATAAATAGTTATGCCAAATACCAAATACAACTGACCAACCACCTGCAGGCTTTTATCGATCTGCAAAGCCGCCGGGTGTCGTATTATATTGGTGGCTTTAAGGCAAATCCTACCCTGTTGCTTCATAATACCTGGCACTTCTTTAACCCAAAAGCTGGCTTCTCTTATTCAAAGAACAATTACCAGTTGTACGCTTCGTATTCGCAGGGTAATAAGGAACCCAACCGCGATGATTTTGAAGCGGGCATCAACCAGCAACCTAAACCGGAGAAGCTGCATGATTTTGAATTGGGCGTAGAAAAGAAAACCAGCGAATACAGCTGGGGCGCTACGTTCTACTATATGATGTATAAAGATCAATTAGTATTAACCGGCAAGATCAATGATGTGGGTTCATATACGCGCACCAACGTTCCCAATAGCTATCGTATGGGTATTGAGTTGCAGGGCGCCATGCGCTTCACGCACTGGCTGAACGCTGCCGGAAACATTACCTTCAGCAAAAACCAGATCAAGGACTTTACCGAATATTATGACGACTATGACAACGGGGGCCAGAAAGCCGTTCCGCATGGAAAAACCGACATTGCTTTTTCTCCTTCCATCATAGCATCGGGCATGTTGAACTTTATTCCCTGCAATAATGTAGAGATCAACTTGCCCGCAAAATATGCCAGCCGGCAGTACCTCGACAATACTTCCAATAAAAAACGCAGTCTCGATCCCTACTATGTACAGGATGCACGGATCAGTTATACCCTGCATAAAGCCCTGTTTAAAGAGATCACGTTTATTGGCCAAATTAACAATGTGTTCAATAAAAAGTATGAGCCCAATGGTTATACTTACAGCTACCAGTATGGTGGTTCAGTTACTACCGAAAACTTTTACTTTCCCATGGCCGGCACCAATGTGATGGTGGGGTTGAATGTGAAGTTGTAA